The following coding sequences are from one Scyliorhinus torazame isolate Kashiwa2021f unplaced genomic scaffold, sScyTor2.1 scaffold_601, whole genome shotgun sequence window:
- the LOC140406552 gene encoding pentraxin-related protein PTX3-like: MLVSNFSVFTGCWRILTFPALLKGQHAIILPVDNHNLLAFTACIWAKPSIGTNGTALFSYSTEGNHTQFQLYLGRGWVQLSVGTAEVRVRARPAQRWTHYCGIWDGDSGDTTLVVDGQAVATRSTRAGPRTIPGRGAVRLGHRGAESHEGGEKALTTFAGKLTGFNLWDSALTEVEIGHLLRSKGCDVKGNMVGWDDSPVTEGAGVLFH; encoded by the coding sequence ATGCTGGTCTCTAATTTCTCTGTTTTTACAGGCTGTTGGAGGATATTAACATTTCCCGCTCTGTTGAAGGGACAACACGCCATCATCCTCCCCGTGGACAACCACAACCTCCTCGCCTTCACCGCCTGCATCTGGGCAAAGCCAAGCATCGGGACAAATGGAACAGCCCTCTTTTCCTATAGCACCGAGGGAAACCACACCCAATTCCAGCTCTACCTTGGCAGAGGCTGGGTACAGCTCTCAGTCGGCACGGCGGAGGTGCGCGTTCGCGCCCGCCCAGCGCAAAGGTGGACGCACTACTGTGGGATCTGGGACGGTGACTCGGGGGACACCACCCTGGTGGTAGACGGGCAGGCGGTGGCGACGCGCAGCACGCGGGCTGGGCCCCGCACAATCCCTGGCAGAGGAGCGGTGCGGCTGGGGCACAGGGGCGCCGAAAGCCACGAGGGCGGGGAGAAGGCCCTCACCACCTTCGCCGGAAAGCTGACAGGCTTCAACCTGTGGGACTCGGCGCTCACAGAGGTGGAGATCGGCCATCTGCTGAGGAGCAAAGGGTGTGACGTTAAGGGTAACATGGTGGGGTGGGATGACTCTCCGGTTACCGAGGGTGCTGGTGTGCTGTTCCATTAG